A window of Ignavibacterium sp. contains these coding sequences:
- a CDS encoding T9SS type A sorting domain-containing protein: MKRKFIFFFVFSFILFFNTELLFAQYGVRVVCDANGNQWQSDMDGNYIVWIDERDGTPQVYMYDISDSTTQQITTSSNYKYRPHISGTRVIWEEEINGETDIYIFDIANPQYGIYPLIDFPDLQFIMAFKEGKLLFRDFSCSTTGCLVYYDLNTTPPILYNITNQNDGPVSGADIEGHLVVYCMNEDIYLYNTYNSSTVQITDDEVRQQNPSISNYKVCWESWDSDDDIDIYIFDYLQYLYFNHVFYFNISKRFIEKNRSHPSNQITPCLKGKQLVFSDDYSGRYGIYNYSLNMGIVGQVTEIYSSNYNNLFPVVRDNKICWWDDKRNPWSYTPLNADVYLWLKPPGADLSVTSYFNSKSIQLNSVFTLTMLLSNLGPQTATNVQFIDSLSNKIEIISVSSNAGAIGWNSDNVIFWGTFNLPPDSSVEITITGKAILTGNASNRGSLTSDQPDYILSNNSINQLFQIRDVQTNGLGIENAGTTPKIRVDKNGFIHILTFNDYPVLVTYITNKSGSWQQEVINSSQGDLFVIGADLDVDDQGNAHIAYVISPYGPYNPNMTLYYTNNSSGQWQSTLPIGPQGGQMFSPIIRTDSNGKVHIAFMTGYFSGQIFYLNNVSGSWSSPELISDSYNSFSMDVDKNNYVHFATYNIAMNQGPVYITNSPDGQWHQPEVVEQGWTGGQMETLVLDIAVDSSNIPHISYVGDYINNEDYKYAFRINNSWQTFFVDTGGFMGGPNAIAVDNNGIPYILYVSSDNGELRYAKKVGNFFVTRNIESGMDYFMTNFFDVDCDPSNNIHFVYYKDELLYGTNSPYTINFGGGDENSGGYFFANSISDGSPSHPEYNWLDPVSFGHNIVTNWTAGDADDGYLGPVDLQFNFPFYSGSYNQIFINSNGYLSFGNGYTLTASNAIIPFVLEPNNILAACAMDLVLDGNLFPDAKIYYGIVGNKFVVTYFHAHPKLSSNDYITFQIILYPNGNILYQYNDTESTIPVPEEIANDALIGIENQYGTQGISYRNNGAGGPIFSSPLAVMFGMNSLILPVDDKLKITPDKFELFQNYPNPFNPVTTIRYSVPERSTVRLAVYNILGELVQTVVDEEKDAGTYEITFNGSNYSTGIYFCRMQAGNYVSIKKMLLLK, from the coding sequence ATGAAAAGAAAATTTATTTTTTTCTTTGTTTTTTCTTTTATCCTTTTTTTTAATACAGAATTACTCTTTGCCCAGTATGGAGTCAGAGTAGTTTGTGATGCAAACGGTAACCAATGGCAAAGCGATATGGACGGGAACTACATTGTTTGGATAGATGAAAGAGACGGAACCCCTCAAGTTTATATGTATGATATCTCGGATAGCACTACTCAACAAATTACTACCAGTTCAAATTACAAATACCGACCGCATATTTCAGGAACACGTGTTATCTGGGAAGAGGAGATAAATGGAGAAACTGATATTTATATTTTCGATATTGCAAATCCTCAATACGGAATTTATCCATTAATTGATTTTCCAGATCTTCAATTCATTATGGCTTTCAAGGAAGGCAAATTATTGTTCAGAGATTTTTCATGTTCAACAACCGGATGTCTTGTTTATTATGATCTCAATACAACTCCACCAATATTATATAATATTACTAATCAGAATGATGGTCCTGTCAGTGGAGCGGATATTGAGGGACACCTTGTTGTGTACTGTATGAATGAAGATATCTATCTCTACAATACTTACAATTCATCTACGGTTCAAATTACAGATGATGAAGTGCGACAGCAAAATCCTTCAATTTCAAATTATAAAGTTTGCTGGGAATCCTGGGATAGCGATGATGATATTGATATATACATTTTCGATTATTTACAGTATTTATACTTCAACCATGTTTTTTACTTTAACATCTCGAAAAGGTTTATTGAAAAAAACAGAAGTCATCCATCGAATCAAATAACCCCTTGCCTTAAAGGAAAACAACTTGTTTTTTCTGATGATTATTCTGGTAGGTATGGAATCTATAATTATTCACTGAATATGGGGATAGTTGGACAGGTAACGGAGATATATTCCTCAAATTATAATAATTTATTTCCTGTTGTGAGAGATAATAAAATATGTTGGTGGGATGATAAAAGGAATCCCTGGAGTTATACGCCTTTAAATGCAGATGTATATTTATGGCTGAAACCACCAGGAGCTGATTTGTCAGTTACCTCTTATTTTAACTCAAAATCAATTCAACTTAATTCTGTTTTCACTTTAACAATGCTGCTAAGCAATTTGGGACCACAGACTGCTACAAATGTTCAGTTCATCGATTCGTTGTCAAACAAGATTGAAATTATCTCTGTTTCTTCCAACGCAGGTGCAATCGGATGGAACAGCGATAATGTAATATTTTGGGGAACTTTTAACCTTCCTCCGGATAGTAGTGTTGAAATCACAATTACAGGCAAAGCTATATTAACAGGTAATGCAAGTAATCGTGGATCATTAACATCTGATCAACCGGACTATATTTTAAGTAATAATTCAATTAACCAGTTATTTCAAATCAGGGATGTCCAAACAAATGGTCTCGGAATAGAAAATGCCGGAACAACTCCTAAAATAAGAGTAGATAAAAACGGTTTCATTCATATACTAACCTTTAATGATTATCCGGTGTTGGTTACTTACATTACAAACAAATCAGGTTCCTGGCAGCAAGAAGTTATTAATAGTTCGCAAGGCGATTTATTTGTAATAGGTGCTGATTTGGATGTTGATGATCAGGGTAATGCACACATCGCATATGTTATATCTCCTTACGGACCATATAATCCGAATATGACTCTTTACTACACAAATAACTCTTCCGGGCAATGGCAATCTACTTTACCAATTGGTCCGCAAGGTGGACAAATGTTCTCACCAATTATTCGGACAGATAGTAATGGTAAAGTCCATATAGCATTTATGACAGGTTACTTTAGTGGACAGATATTCTATCTGAACAATGTTTCCGGTAGCTGGAGTTCACCGGAACTGATTTCCGATTCATACAATTCATTTTCAATGGATGTTGATAAAAATAACTACGTTCATTTTGCAACTTATAATATAGCAATGAACCAGGGTCCGGTGTATATTACAAATAGCCCCGACGGACAATGGCATCAGCCTGAAGTGGTAGAACAGGGTTGGACTGGTGGGCAGATGGAGACTCTTGTTTTGGATATAGCAGTTGATTCTTCGAACATACCTCATATCTCCTATGTTGGCGATTATATCAATAATGAAGATTACAAATATGCATTTAGGATTAATAATTCCTGGCAAACTTTCTTTGTTGATACTGGCGGATTTATGGGTGGACCCAATGCAATTGCTGTTGATAATAACGGTATTCCGTACATTCTTTATGTATCATCTGATAATGGAGAATTGAGATATGCAAAAAAAGTAGGAAATTTCTTTGTTACCAGAAATATTGAATCGGGGATGGATTATTTTATGACTAATTTTTTTGATGTTGACTGTGACCCCTCCAATAACATCCATTTTGTTTATTATAAAGATGAATTATTGTATGGCACAAACTCTCCATACACAATAAACTTTGGTGGTGGAGATGAAAATTCAGGAGGCTACTTTTTTGCAAATTCAATTTCGGATGGTTCACCGAGTCATCCGGAATATAATTGGTTAGACCCTGTTTCATTTGGGCATAACATTGTTACAAACTGGACTGCCGGTGATGCCGATGACGGATATTTGGGTCCCGTTGATTTACAGTTTAACTTTCCGTTTTATTCTGGTTCGTATAATCAGATATTTATAAATTCAAACGGGTATTTGTCTTTTGGAAATGGTTATACTTTAACAGCATCAAATGCTATAATACCCTTTGTACTTGAACCGAATAACATTCTGGCTGCTTGTGCTATGGACCTTGTGTTGGATGGTAATCTATTCCCTGATGCTAAAATATACTATGGAATAGTTGGTAATAAATTCGTAGTAACTTATTTCCACGCACATCCTAAATTATCTTCCAATGATTATATCACTTTTCAGATAATACTTTATCCCAATGGAAATATTTTATATCAATATAACGACACGGAATCAACAATTCCGGTTCCGGAGGAAATTGCAAACGATGCATTAATAGGTATAGAAAATCAATACGGAACCCAAGGAATAAGTTACAGAAATAACGGAGCCGGAGGTCCAATATTTTCTTCCCCGTTGGCCGTAATGTTCGGAATGAACAGTCTGATATTACCAGTTGATGATAAGTTAAAAATTACACCCGATAAATTTGAACTATTCCAGAATTATCCTAATCCATTTAATCCCGTTACAACAATCAGATACTCGGTTCCTGAGCGAAGTACTGTTAGACTTGCTGTATATAACATTCTCGGAGAACTTGTGCAAACTGTTGTTGATGAAGAAAAAGATGCAGGAACTTATGAAATAACATTTAACGGAAGTAATTATTCAACCGGAATTTACTTCTGCAGAATGCAGGCAGGAAATTATGTAAGTATAAAGAAGATGCTGCTACTGAAGTAA
- a CDS encoding T9SS type A sorting domain-containing protein: MKIKNLITVMILLLPLGFTFSQNQIDYGVVGSGGGKVSGTTNIIAFTLGEPVIGKVAGTTNITTFGFWNVYQQDVLTSVEDEDVLPTQYKLEQNYPNPFNPSTIIKYAVPERSNVSIKVYNIAGEEVVTLVNEEKDRGWYEVKLYSTGLSSGIYFCRMQAANYVSIKKMMLLK; the protein is encoded by the coding sequence ATGAAAATAAAAAATCTGATTACGGTAATGATACTTTTACTTCCGCTTGGATTTACATTCTCTCAGAATCAGATTGATTATGGGGTAGTTGGTTCTGGAGGAGGTAAAGTATCAGGCACAACAAACATTATAGCATTTACTCTGGGTGAACCGGTTATAGGTAAAGTTGCCGGCACAACAAACATTACCACTTTTGGATTCTGGAATGTTTATCAGCAGGATGTTCTTACATCGGTTGAAGATGAAGATGTTTTACCAACACAATATAAGCTTGAGCAGAATTATCCTAATCCGTTCAACCCAAGTACAATAATAAAGTATGCCGTTCCGGAAAGAAGTAATGTTTCTATCAAAGTTTATAACATAGCAGGTGAAGAAGTCGTAACATTAGTTAATGAAGAAAAAGACAGGGGATGGTATGAAGTAAAATTATATTCAACAGGGCTATCTTCCGGAATATATTTCTGCAGAATGCAGGCAGCTAATTATGTGAGTATAAAGAAGATGATGTTGTTGAAGTAG
- a CDS encoding hybrid sensor histidine kinase/response regulator transcription factor, whose translation MNAKKVFKNILFFLLVNLTVFVSEYFPQQIHFDRISTNNGLSNNLIYDILQDKSGFLWIATDDGLNRYDGYEFKIFRNDPNDISSLSDNSVWSLAVDKSGKIWVGTKTGWINCYDPVTEKFSRWYIASNITKDNSITTIFTEDENKIWIGTYRSGLYLLNPKTGEIKNWTLNPLDSTSLTNNYISSIVSDKAGNLWIGTYNGLNKFNYKLSQNKFQRFFKSNNDLNSLSDNLIWSLTIDKVDSSIMWIGTATDLTEFNLSTGKFRRHKISNPLNLQFGSGSGNVIPEIDKNQKLLWIDSYAGLLRYNLFTGNVDRFVYEKNNPNSLPSNRINKIYKDKSGVIWIGTDNGLAKFSTKNKKFNYSISEEINFLNSDELYDISINALTQTTDGTIWFGTEKGLFFSSRDNRKQTIKKYNLLGDINVWSLSADGNNNLWIGTYGKGIFQLDNNNRKLTEWNFVDNKTRSMSRFFNKSILIDDNNNIWIGYWGLGLAKLNPTTKEFTRWIHNNEDSASLSYDDVWVIYQDSRKRIWIGTNGGGLNIYDKLSNFFIHFTTEENSQIKLSSNSIYSICESKYGGQNGKTILWVGTNNGLNKITILNDKNNSLKNVTIKIYSISDGLPDNSIKSLVEDKSGNIWIGTSSGISLFNPLTERFTNFTTADGLVSNDMNLSSAVLLENGLILMGSKSGLNYFKPEEIKLSDFIPPIVLTDLKIFNKSVIVGEKSLLKKSITFSDEINIPYSDNVFSIHFAALDFTSAGEIVYSYKLEGFDKDWNIETKNRFATYTNLNPGKYIFKLRATNSDGVWSDNIKTLTIIITPPWWQTYWAIGLYIIIFVLGVWGIIRFQVNREKLRSELRRQEFEAHHLRELEKMKSRFFANLSHEFRTPLLLIKGPLEQLIEGKVQGNLPEYYQMIKRNADRLQNLIDQLLELSQLESETIPLNKQLQNIVSVIRGCVNNFIPFARQKNIELGFNSFYKDITLSFDRDKLEKIINNLLSNAFKFTPKYGAISVDIIVESPGQEYNLKIIVSDTGVGIAEEHLPKIFERFYQIEDSENKSNGFGIGLALVKELISIQQWNIRVESKLNEGTKFTIVIPLTQDEYYQITSDANVDSIEEGEFVSESSLENENDFPDHTNEKPSILFIDDSEDVRLYVSYLLKPLYNLFDCSNAKEGIEVAINHSPDLIISDVMMPEMDGNEFCRIIKTDIRTSHIPVILLTAKATLDSKIEGLETGADDYIVKPFESEELLVRIKNLIEQRKILREKFSKEIYLKPESLVSNILDKEFIQKVTEAIERNIYNFNFDSEKLSEEIGVSRSQLSRKLKALTGDGPGEFIRSVKLRKAAQMILENKFGITQIALEIGFASPGQFSKAFKKYFGCLPSEFREKCKNLTEEKNN comes from the coding sequence ATGAACGCAAAAAAAGTTTTCAAAAATATTTTATTTTTTTTACTGGTAAACTTAACTGTCTTCGTATCAGAATATTTTCCGCAACAAATTCATTTCGATAGAATTTCAACAAACAACGGTCTTTCAAACAATTTAATTTACGATATACTTCAGGATAAATCAGGATTTCTCTGGATTGCAACGGATGATGGTCTTAATCGTTATGACGGATATGAATTTAAGATTTTCAGAAATGACCCTAATGATATAAGTTCACTTTCTGATAATTCTGTTTGGTCTCTTGCAGTTGATAAATCAGGGAAAATATGGGTTGGAACAAAGACGGGATGGATAAATTGTTACGATCCGGTAACTGAAAAATTCAGCAGATGGTATATTGCTTCGAACATTACGAAAGATAATTCAATTACAACAATTTTTACAGAGGATGAGAATAAAATTTGGATTGGCACTTACAGAAGCGGCTTATATTTATTAAATCCAAAAACTGGCGAAATAAAGAATTGGACGTTAAATCCCCTTGATTCAACATCACTTACAAACAACTACATCTCATCAATAGTCTCTGATAAAGCCGGAAATCTTTGGATTGGTACATATAATGGTTTAAATAAATTTAATTATAAGTTGTCGCAAAATAAATTTCAAAGATTTTTTAAATCGAACAACGATTTAAACTCACTGTCAGATAATTTGATATGGAGTCTTACAATTGATAAAGTTGATTCAAGCATTATGTGGATTGGGACCGCAACTGACCTGACCGAGTTTAATCTTTCTACCGGAAAATTCAGAAGACACAAAATTTCCAATCCTTTGAATCTTCAGTTCGGTTCGGGAAGCGGTAATGTAATTCCGGAAATTGACAAAAATCAGAAGTTGCTATGGATTGACTCTTATGCCGGCTTGTTGAGATATAATTTATTCACGGGAAATGTGGACAGATTTGTTTATGAAAAAAATAATCCAAACAGCCTACCCAGTAATCGTATTAACAAAATTTACAAAGACAAATCCGGAGTTATCTGGATTGGAACAGACAATGGTTTGGCAAAATTTTCAACTAAAAACAAAAAATTCAATTACAGTATATCTGAAGAAATAAATTTCTTAAACAGTGATGAACTTTATGATATAAGTATAAACGCATTAACTCAAACTACCGATGGTACAATCTGGTTTGGTACTGAGAAAGGATTGTTTTTTTCATCGCGTGATAATAGAAAACAAACTATTAAAAAGTATAATCTGCTTGGCGATATAAATGTCTGGTCTCTCTCGGCAGATGGAAATAATAATCTTTGGATTGGCACTTACGGCAAAGGAATATTTCAGCTTGATAATAATAACAGAAAACTTACTGAATGGAATTTTGTTGACAATAAAACCAGATCTATGTCAAGATTTTTCAACAAATCAATATTAATTGATGATAATAATAATATCTGGATTGGATATTGGGGCTTGGGGCTTGCAAAGCTTAACCCCACAACAAAAGAATTTACCAGATGGATTCACAATAATGAAGATTCTGCATCCCTGAGCTATGATGATGTATGGGTTATATATCAGGATTCTCGGAAGAGAATATGGATCGGCACTAACGGTGGAGGACTAAATATTTATGACAAATTATCAAATTTTTTCATTCATTTTACTACTGAAGAAAATTCTCAGATTAAACTAAGCAGTAATAGTATATACTCAATTTGTGAATCAAAATATGGCGGACAAAACGGAAAAACAATTTTATGGGTGGGAACAAATAACGGGTTAAACAAAATCACAATATTAAATGATAAAAATAATTCCCTTAAAAATGTCACTATAAAAATTTATTCTATCTCGGATGGATTACCTGATAATTCAATTAAGAGTTTGGTCGAAGATAAGTCGGGCAATATATGGATTGGAACAAGTTCAGGCATATCATTATTTAATCCTTTAACGGAACGGTTCACTAACTTTACAACTGCTGATGGATTGGTCAGTAATGATATGAATCTTTCATCAGCTGTTTTATTGGAAAATGGTTTAATACTTATGGGTAGCAAATCCGGTCTGAATTACTTCAAGCCTGAAGAAATAAAACTTTCGGATTTTATACCACCAATTGTTCTTACTGATTTAAAGATATTTAATAAGTCTGTTATTGTGGGAGAAAAATCTCTGCTCAAAAAAAGTATTACATTCTCCGATGAAATTAATATTCCATATTCGGATAATGTTTTCTCAATTCATTTTGCGGCACTTGACTTTACTTCCGCTGGTGAAATTGTTTATTCCTATAAACTTGAAGGTTTCGATAAAGATTGGAATATCGAGACAAAAAACAGATTTGCAACATACACTAACCTTAATCCCGGTAAATATATTTTCAAATTGAGAGCAACTAACAGCGATGGTGTTTGGTCAGATAATATTAAAACTCTTACTATAATTATTACTCCTCCGTGGTGGCAGACTTACTGGGCTATTGGTTTGTACATAATAATTTTTGTTTTAGGAGTCTGGGGAATAATCAGATTTCAGGTGAACAGAGAAAAGCTGAGAAGCGAACTACGCAGACAGGAATTTGAAGCTCATCATTTGCGCGAATTAGAAAAAATGAAATCAAGATTTTTTGCAAATCTTTCTCACGAGTTCAGAACACCGCTGTTATTAATAAAAGGACCACTTGAACAACTTATTGAAGGAAAGGTACAAGGAAATCTTCCTGAATATTATCAGATGATAAAACGAAATGCTGATAGGCTTCAGAATCTGATTGACCAACTACTGGAGCTTTCGCAACTTGAATCTGAAACAATTCCACTGAACAAACAGCTACAAAATATTGTAAGCGTGATAAGAGGTTGTGTTAATAATTTTATTCCTTTTGCCCGACAGAAAAATATTGAGTTGGGATTTAATTCGTTTTATAAAGATATAACCCTTTCATTTGATCGGGATAAACTTGAAAAAATAATAAATAACCTTTTGAGTAATGCATTCAAGTTCACACCAAAATATGGAGCTATTTCAGTTGATATAATAGTAGAAAGTCCCGGGCAAGAATATAATCTGAAAATCATAGTTAGTGATACCGGAGTTGGAATTGCAGAAGAACATTTACCTAAAATATTTGAAAGGTTTTATCAGATTGAAGATTCTGAAAACAAATCAAACGGATTTGGAATAGGATTGGCGCTTGTTAAGGAGTTAATATCAATTCAACAATGGAATATCAGGGTTGAAAGCAAACTTAACGAAGGAACAAAGTTTACAATTGTAATTCCATTAACTCAGGATGAATATTACCAAATAACATCTGATGCAAATGTTGATTCGATTGAAGAGGGGGAATTTGTATCAGAATCATCTTTGGAAAACGAAAATGATTTTCCTGATCATACAAATGAAAAACCTTCTATACTTTTTATCGATGACTCTGAAGATGTAAGGTTATATGTTTCTTATTTACTTAAGCCGCTCTACAATCTTTTCGATTGCAGCAATGCAAAAGAAGGAATTGAAGTGGCTATTAATCATTCACCCGATCTTATTATAAGTGATGTAATGATGCCCGAAATGGATGGAAATGAATTTTGCAGAATAATAAAAACAGATATAAGAACAAGTCATATTCCCGTAATACTTCTTACTGCAAAAGCAACGCTTGACAGTAAAATTGAAGGACTTGAAACAGGTGCTGATGATTATATCGTTAAACCTTTTGAATCGGAAGAACTTCTTGTTCGTATCAAAAATCTGATAGAGCAGAGAAAAATTCTTCGTGAAAAATTCAGCAAAGAAATATATCTCAAACCCGAATCACTCGTTTCAAATATTCTGGATAAAGAATTTATTCAAAAAGTAACAGAAGCAATCGAAAGAAATATTTATAATTTTAATTTTGATTCAGAAAAACTTTCAGAAGAAATTGGTGTTAGCAGAAGTCAGCTTAGCAGAAAGTTGAAAGCTTTAACCGGAGATGGACCGGGCGAGTTTATAAGAAGTGTAAAGTTGAGAAAAGCTGCTCAAATGATTTTAGAAAATAAGTTCGGAATCACACAGATTGCACTTGAGATTGGTTTTGCAAGTCCGGGTCAGTTTTCCAAAGCATTCAAAAAATATTTTGGTTGTCTTCCTTCGGAATTCAGAGAAAAGTGTAAAAATCTCACAGAAGAAAAAAATAACTAA
- a CDS encoding family 20 glycosylhydrolase produces the protein MKKLITFLVAVFILNSPAQINVIPKPQSFNLLQGHFILSPDTKIFFNDETKRIKEYLNEFLKSTLGFELDTTEFPQKEKSLTLILNPIKEINYNGEGYHLIVDNEEILIEASREIGLFYGIQTLKQLIPIVKESYELNELKIPCVEIFDYPKFKWRGLNLDCCRHFMSKEFIKRYIDLLAFQKMNVLHWHLTEDQGWRIEIKKYPELTKVGAFRKYDDGTVYGGYYTQDDIKEIVTYAQSRFITVVPEIEMPGHSTAAIATYPQLSCTGGPFEVGTLWGVYKDIYCAGNEETFNFIEDVLSEVIELFPSKYIHIGGDEAPKDRWQNCPKCQQRIKEEGLADEHELQSYFIKRVENFLNSKGKEIIGWDEILEGGLAPGATVQSWRGTKGAIDAAKMNHDVIVSPTSHCYFDYPIETTDVPKVYSFNPIPDELNEEEAKHVLGSEGNMWTEYAPQHLVDYRLFPRLTALAEVLWTYPNERNYEEFASRLQKFYDKLDEMNVNYTYEIQPLTFSEKFDLEKNQFEIEIGINQKGLKLYYTSDGTEPTVKSNEYSGKLIFNKSTELKISLFRNSKKVGETIEKFYSISKSNNKTVTLTNAASTRFEGGSSSILTDGVRGGNNYRIGGYLGFQSTDFEATIDLETVTDIIKITTGFFTASSSLVFLPEYVEYFVSKDGVNFISLGKVTQIFSIKDPSWRRIDFSLDTNKSKARYIKIFAKNQMSVPEWHPAFGGKVWLMIDEIIVE, from the coding sequence ATGAAAAAATTAATAACGTTTTTAGTTGCAGTTTTTATATTAAACTCACCTGCACAAATAAATGTTATTCCAAAACCGCAGTCTTTTAATTTACTTCAAGGTCATTTTATACTTTCTCCCGACACAAAAATTTTCTTTAACGATGAAACTAAAAGAATAAAGGAATATTTGAATGAATTTCTGAAATCAACATTAGGTTTCGAACTTGACACAACTGAATTTCCTCAAAAAGAAAAATCATTGACTTTAATTCTCAACCCTATAAAAGAAATAAATTATAATGGGGAAGGTTATCATCTTATTGTTGATAATGAAGAAATTCTTATTGAAGCATCTCGTGAAATCGGATTATTTTATGGAATTCAAACTTTAAAACAATTAATCCCTATTGTAAAAGAATCTTATGAGCTGAATGAATTGAAAATACCATGTGTGGAAATTTTCGATTATCCGAAATTCAAATGGCGTGGATTAAACCTTGATTGTTGTCGTCATTTTATGAGCAAAGAATTTATCAAACGATACATTGATTTATTAGCATTTCAAAAAATGAATGTGTTGCATTGGCACTTAACAGAAGATCAGGGTTGGAGAATTGAAATAAAAAAATATCCGGAATTAACTAAAGTTGGTGCTTTCAGAAAGTATGATGACGGAACTGTTTATGGTGGTTATTACACTCAGGATGATATAAAAGAAATTGTAACCTATGCTCAAAGCAGATTCATAACAGTTGTGCCAGAAATTGAAATGCCCGGACATTCAACAGCAGCAATTGCAACTTATCCTCAACTATCCTGCACCGGCGGTCCTTTTGAGGTTGGTACACTTTGGGGAGTTTATAAAGATATCTATTGCGCTGGTAATGAAGAAACTTTTAATTTTATAGAAGATGTGCTTTCAGAAGTAATTGAGTTGTTTCCATCAAAGTATATTCACATTGGCGGAGATGAAGCACCAAAGGACAGATGGCAAAATTGTCCGAAGTGTCAGCAAAGAATTAAAGAAGAAGGTTTGGCAGATGAACACGAATTGCAAAGCTATTTTATAAAGCGAGTTGAAAATTTTCTTAACTCGAAAGGAAAAGAAATTATTGGCTGGGATGAAATTCTTGAAGGCGGATTAGCTCCCGGTGCTACTGTTCAATCATGGCGCGGAACAAAAGGTGCAATTGATGCAGCTAAAATGAATCACGATGTGATTGTCTCTCCAACAAGTCATTGCTATTTCGATTATCCGATTGAAACCACTGATGTTCCAAAAGTCTATTCATTCAATCCGATTCCCGATGAACTAAATGAAGAAGAAGCAAAACATGTTCTGGGAAGTGAAGGAAATATGTGGACAGAATATGCCCCTCAACATCTTGTTGATTACAGATTGTTTCCAAGATTAACAGCACTTGCAGAAGTTTTGTGGACTTATCCTAATGAAAGAAACTATGAAGAGTTTGCAAGTCGGCTTCAAAAATTTTATGATAAACTTGACGAAATGAATGTCAATTACACTTATGAAATTCAACCTCTTACATTTTCAGAAAAATTTGATTTAGAAAAAAATCAGTTTGAAATTGAAATTGGAATAAATCAGAAAGGACTTAAATTATACTATACTTCTGATGGAACAGAACCTACAGTTAAATCAAATGAGTATTCCGGAAAATTGATTTTCAACAAGAGCACAGAATTAAAAATAAGTTTGTTCAGAAACTCTAAAAAAGTTGGCGAGACAATTGAAAAGTTTTACTCAATATCTAAATCGAATAATAAAACAGTAACTCTTACAAATGCAGCTTCAACCAGATTCGAAGGAGGAAGCTCTTCAATTCTTACAGATGGAGTTAGAGGTGGAAACAATTACAGAATTGGCGGTTATCTTGGCTTTCAATCAACAGATTTCGAAGCAACTATTGATTTAGAAACTGTTACAGATATTATTAAAATTACAACCGGATTTTTCACTGCGTCATCATCGCTTGTTTTTTTACCTGAATATGTTGAGTACTTTGTTTCCAAAGATGGAGTAAACTTTATTTCACTTGGTAAAGTAACACAAATATTTTCAATCAAAGATCCTTCGTGGAGACGAATAGATTTTTCACTTGATACTAATAAAAGCAAAGCTCGTTACATAAAAATCTTTGCGAAGAATCAAATGTCAGTTCCAGAATGGCATCCGGCATTTGGAGGGAAAGTCTGGTTAATGATTGACGAAATAATAGTTGAGTAG